Proteins encoded together in one Amphritea japonica ATCC BAA-1530 window:
- a CDS encoding DMT family transporter: MPYFLLTMTVLFWAGNFVTARGIHADFPPLTMSFMRWGLALLIILPFVLPRIWRKRALIRSNLPILIVLAVLGVACFNSFVYLGVQTTQATNATLMQSAIPILILIISSLFLGETVVRRQWLGVAISLIGVLMLVAKGDPQVLMTLSFNRGDLWILCAVLCWSTYSILLRRKPVELDGFTFFGFTVLIAVIVLFPFMLSEYLAGERPGWNSSTSSAIIYMAICPSILSYIFWNRGVAELGAAKAGLFIHLMPPFGLILSVIFLNETVEPFHFIGMGLIFSGIYLAIITGRKHNEKKAPA; the protein is encoded by the coding sequence CCCGTGGAATTCATGCGGACTTCCCGCCGTTGACGATGTCGTTTATGCGCTGGGGATTAGCATTATTAATCATTTTGCCTTTCGTCTTGCCGCGGATATGGCGTAAACGAGCGTTGATCCGAAGCAATTTGCCAATTCTTATCGTCTTGGCTGTATTGGGTGTGGCTTGTTTTAACTCCTTTGTCTATTTGGGGGTGCAAACGACGCAAGCGACTAACGCAACCCTGATGCAGTCGGCAATACCAATATTGATCCTTATTATCTCATCACTGTTTCTGGGCGAAACGGTTGTCAGGCGCCAGTGGTTGGGTGTGGCAATTTCCTTGATTGGTGTTTTGATGCTGGTGGCTAAAGGAGATCCACAGGTTCTGATGACGCTTTCCTTTAATCGCGGAGATCTATGGATTTTGTGCGCGGTGCTATGCTGGTCGACCTATTCAATATTATTGCGTAGAAAGCCGGTCGAGCTGGATGGGTTTACCTTTTTCGGTTTTACGGTATTGATTGCAGTGATCGTGCTCTTTCCGTTTATGCTGAGTGAATACCTGGCGGGTGAGCGTCCTGGGTGGAACTCTTCGACATCATCAGCCATTATATATATGGCTATTTGCCCGTCGATTCTCTCCTATATTTTCTGGAATAGGGGGGTCGCAGAGCTGGGCGCGGCTAAAGCAGGCTTATTTATACACCTGATGCCACCGTTTGGCCTGATTCTGTCGGTTATCTTTCTTAATGAAACCGTTGAACCTTTCCATTTTATTGGGATGGGGCTAATATTCAGCGGCATCTATTTGGCGATTATCACCGGTCGCAAGCATAACGAGAAAAAGGCACCTGCGTAA
- a CDS encoding Tim44 domain-containing protein, with protein sequence MRTLLVSFFALVIGFGMIVPDAEAKRLGGGFSLGKSFSSPKRVQPAAPTKQQAAPANGATNKAGQPRRSGFGGLMGGLLAGGLLGALFFGGAFDGIQFMDILLIGLLIFVAVKIFSGMKRAQQPEYAGHQRQQPETTQTEAETYQNAPPAAGAGFDFGSEALSLPEWFNEEAFVEGAKGHFTHLQQAWDRSDWDDIQTYTTPELLEVLQQERAKQSADQKTEVVSVMAELANFMDNDDHVIASINFYGWLKEDSDETTEFSEIWHLRREMSGENSDWIIVGIQQPS encoded by the coding sequence ATGCGTACACTGTTGGTTTCATTTTTTGCTCTGGTTATAGGGTTTGGCATGATTGTTCCTGATGCTGAAGCGAAACGCCTCGGTGGTGGTTTTAGTCTTGGTAAATCTTTTTCCTCTCCAAAACGTGTTCAACCTGCAGCGCCAACAAAACAACAAGCAGCGCCAGCTAATGGTGCTACAAATAAGGCCGGGCAGCCTCGCCGTAGCGGTTTTGGTGGTTTGATGGGAGGCTTGTTAGCCGGCGGCTTGTTAGGTGCGTTGTTCTTCGGGGGCGCCTTTGATGGTATTCAGTTTATGGATATCTTGCTTATTGGTTTGCTGATTTTTGTGGCGGTGAAAATTTTCTCAGGTATGAAGCGTGCTCAACAACCGGAGTATGCAGGTCATCAGCGTCAGCAACCTGAAACGACGCAGACAGAGGCTGAAACTTACCAGAATGCACCTCCGGCAGCTGGGGCTGGTTTTGATTTCGGCTCTGAAGCTTTGTCTCTGCCAGAGTGGTTTAATGAAGAAGCCTTTGTGGAGGGTGCTAAGGGGCACTTTACTCACTTGCAGCAGGCATGGGATCGCAGTGACTGGGATGATATTCAAACCTATACAACGCCTGAACTTTTAGAAGTCCTACAGCAGGAGCGCGCAAAACAGTCAGCTGATCAGAAAACAGAAGTAGTGTCTGTTATGGCTGAATTAGCTAACTTTATGGATAATGATGATCATGTTATTGCGTCAATTAATTTCTATGGCTGGCTCAAGGAAGACAGTGATGAAACCACTGAGTTTAGCGAAATCTGGCACCTGCGCCGGGAGATGAGCGGAGAGAATTCTGATTGGATTATTGTTGGTATTCAGCAGCCCTCATAA
- the yaaA gene encoding peroxide stress protein YaaA produces MLLVISPAKNLDYDTPATTDRHTQPQHLDHASNLIQQLRDYSVQDIAELMKLSDKLSALNVARYESWSMPFNNDNAKQAVLAFNGDVYSSLNAQDFNEEELDFTQKHLRILSGLYGVLRPLDLMQPYRLEMGTKLTNSRGNNLYAFWGDIVTDDLNRSLTEEDQPALVNLASNEYFKSVKPKNLQGRMITPVFKDWKNGQYKIISFFAKKARGLMCRYAIKNKITDAEQLKNFNLGGYQYDESLSKEDTWVFTRKEV; encoded by the coding sequence ATGCTACTGGTTATCTCTCCTGCAAAAAATCTCGATTACGATACTCCGGCAACAACAGACCGCCATACGCAACCGCAGCACCTGGATCACGCCAGCAACCTCATACAACAGCTACGTGATTACTCAGTGCAAGATATCGCCGAGTTAATGAAGCTCAGCGATAAACTGTCTGCATTGAATGTTGCCCGCTATGAGAGTTGGTCTATGCCATTTAACAATGATAATGCCAAACAAGCAGTACTGGCATTTAACGGTGATGTATACAGCAGTCTGAATGCGCAGGATTTCAACGAAGAAGAACTAGACTTTACCCAGAAACATCTGCGTATCCTGTCAGGTCTGTATGGCGTTCTACGGCCACTGGACCTGATGCAGCCTTACCGACTAGAGATGGGCACCAAACTAACAAACAGCCGAGGCAACAACCTCTACGCATTCTGGGGCGACATCGTCACCGACGATCTAAACCGGTCCCTAACCGAGGAAGACCAGCCGGCACTGGTTAACCTGGCGTCAAATGAGTACTTTAAATCGGTGAAGCCTAAAAACCTTCAGGGAAGAATGATCACTCCGGTGTTTAAAGACTGGAAGAATGGACAATATAAGATCATTAGCTTCTTTGCCAAGAAAGCCCGGGGACTCATGTGCCGCTACGCGATTAAAAACAAGATTACCGATGCAGAGCAGCTTAAGAACTTTAATCTGGGAGGCTATCAATATGACGAAAGTCTTTCCAAAGAAGACACCTGGGTATTTACCCGAAAAGAGGTTTAA
- a CDS encoding tryptophan--tRNA ligase: MTKQTVLTGITTTGTPHIGNYLGAIKPAIEASLNSNNNSYFFLADFHALIKCHDPERVARSTREIAATWLALGLDTDKATFYRQTDIPEITELTWILTCMTSKGLMNRSHAYKASVDANREADRQDDDDVTMGLFSYPILMAADILMFNADIIPVGKDQIQHIEMARDIAGRFNHTYGTLFNLPEAQVDEQNQLIPGLDGRKMSKSYDNTIPLFSASDDLYKLIKQIKTDALEPGEPKDADNSTIFQLYSNFASDAEQAAMRIQFENGIGWGDAKKELFEHLDSYLSGPRDEYNRLMGDLGYVEQQLHKGAEKARRHASPFLDKARVAVGIRPLTWQPEAGSQQEAKKDKEQSAEQVARAEEGRRRAILMQLKPMLDRVNNAGDSAAEAKLLIAEKEAAIESLKKKAKQKAQNELDLLREELAELLG, translated from the coding sequence ATGACGAAGCAGACCGTTCTGACCGGGATAACAACCACCGGTACCCCACATATTGGTAACTACCTAGGTGCCATTAAACCCGCTATAGAAGCCAGCCTGAACAGCAATAATAACAGCTATTTCTTTCTTGCTGACTTCCATGCGTTGATCAAGTGCCATGACCCTGAGCGGGTGGCCCGTTCTACCCGGGAGATTGCAGCGACCTGGCTGGCACTCGGCCTGGATACGGATAAGGCAACTTTTTATCGTCAAACCGATATCCCCGAGATTACAGAGTTGACCTGGATTCTTACCTGTATGACTTCTAAAGGTTTGATGAATCGCTCGCATGCTTATAAGGCGTCTGTGGATGCTAATCGTGAAGCGGATCGACAGGATGATGATGACGTTACCATGGGGCTGTTTAGTTATCCCATTTTGATGGCTGCAGATATTCTTATGTTTAATGCAGATATTATTCCTGTAGGCAAAGATCAGATTCAACATATCGAGATGGCGCGGGACATTGCTGGTCGTTTTAATCATACCTACGGTACGCTGTTTAACTTGCCTGAAGCTCAGGTTGACGAACAGAATCAGCTAATTCCAGGTTTGGATGGTCGGAAGATGTCCAAGAGCTATGATAATACCATCCCGCTGTTTAGCGCTTCAGATGATCTGTATAAATTGATCAAGCAGATTAAAACAGATGCCCTGGAGCCAGGCGAACCAAAAGATGCTGACAACAGCACAATATTCCAGTTGTATTCAAACTTTGCCTCTGATGCTGAGCAGGCAGCGATGCGAATCCAGTTTGAAAATGGTATTGGCTGGGGCGATGCGAAGAAAGAATTGTTTGAGCATCTGGATAGCTATCTGAGTGGCCCTCGCGATGAGTATAACCGCTTAATGGGTGATCTTGGCTATGTCGAACAACAGCTGCATAAGGGTGCAGAGAAGGCCCGTCGTCACGCCTCACCGTTCCTGGATAAAGCCCGTGTGGCGGTGGGTATTCGCCCATTAACCTGGCAGCCTGAAGCGGGTTCTCAGCAGGAAGCTAAGAAAGATAAAGAGCAATCAGCAGAGCAGGTTGCTCGGGCAGAAGAGGGTCGTCGTCGCGCTATTCTAATGCAGTTAAAACCGATGCTGGATCGGGTAAATAATGCTGGAGACAGTGCAGCGGAGGCTAAATTGTTGATTGCAGAGAAAGAGGCTGCTATTGAGTCTTTGAAGAAAAAAGCTAAGCAGAAAGCTCAGAATGAACTCGATCTGTTGCGTGAAGAGCTGGCAGAGCTTCTAGGCTAA
- a CDS encoding sulfurtransferase, with protein MFSTLISVSELNNLLQADRVSTVVFDCRAYLTMPGKGEQVYHEGHIPGAGYLHLDDDLSAPVSADSGRHPLPDFTQLATKIRTFGVNPDTQVVVYDDCGGAMAARAWWLLRVLGHPRVAVLDGGYPAWVTAGGHISDQLPAMCAGTFIENPDLSMLLPIEQVASLASEGVLVDARTPERYRGEQEPIDPIAGHIPDAVNRPLQLNLTADGYFKSAEILHQEWTRFLEPCRAEQVAHYCGSGVTACHNLLAMEYAGLSGAKVYPGSWSEWIRDPARPVAIGD; from the coding sequence ATGTTTTCCACGTTAATTTCAGTGTCAGAGCTGAATAATCTATTGCAAGCTGATAGAGTGAGCACGGTAGTTTTCGACTGTCGTGCTTATCTGACGATGCCAGGAAAAGGTGAACAGGTCTATCATGAGGGGCATATTCCGGGGGCCGGGTATCTTCATCTGGACGATGACCTTTCCGCGCCGGTAAGTGCTGATTCTGGTCGTCATCCGCTACCTGATTTTACTCAGCTTGCTACAAAAATTCGCACCTTTGGGGTCAACCCGGATACTCAGGTTGTCGTTTACGATGACTGTGGTGGGGCGATGGCTGCCAGGGCCTGGTGGCTGTTACGTGTGTTGGGTCATCCCAGGGTGGCGGTCCTTGATGGCGGCTACCCTGCCTGGGTTACCGCGGGTGGACACATTTCTGACCAGTTACCTGCCATGTGTGCTGGAACATTTATTGAGAACCCCGATCTTTCAATGCTATTGCCGATTGAGCAAGTTGCCAGTTTGGCTTCCGAGGGAGTGTTGGTGGATGCACGCACCCCGGAAAGGTATAGAGGGGAGCAGGAGCCGATCGACCCAATTGCCGGGCATATCCCTGATGCGGTCAATCGTCCGCTTCAGTTGAATTTGACGGCTGACGGATATTTTAAGAGTGCTGAAATATTGCATCAGGAATGGACCCGCTTTCTTGAACCATGCCGGGCAGAGCAGGTAGCGCATTACTGCGGCTCTGGTGTTACCGCGTGCCATAACCTGTTAGCGATGGAGTATGCGGGTTTATCTGGCGCTAAAGTGTATCCGGGTTCCTGGAGTGAGTGGATTCGTGATCCAGCGAGGCCTGTGGCTATAGGCGACTAG